The DNA window CCCAGGAGGCGAGCGCCGAGCTCTCCCACGAACACCGAGATCACCAGTGGCGCGACTACGAACAGGCCATCAACACCATCACCCAGGACGGCCCGCGCGACATCTTCCGGGAGGCTCACGACTTCCTCGACGACGAGGGGTACTGACCACTCGTCCGCCGATTGTGTTTTTGGCTGAGGCGGTGGCGCGCGGGAGGGCGCGAAGCGCCCGACCCGCGCGAGGTCTGCACGAGAAATCGAGTGCAGGCTCGTCAGAGCGGAGCTCTGACGGTGGATGAGTGACGCGAGCAGCGCGAGCGGAGCGAATCGGTTGGGGAGGCGTGTGGCTTGCGGTTCTCATTTGTGCCGGGATTAGTCACCGAACGATCGGACTCCGTCGTCAGATCACAGGATCGATGAAATCAACGTGAAACGAGACGAATGAATGATTGTGGGCCGTAGGAACCGAACGGCTTAGTCGCCACACGACGCACCCTCCGAAGTGACGCAGAGCGCCGAGAGCGAGTTCGAGTTCGAACTCCGGGTGTGCGCGTGGGCCGAGCGCAACTGGCCGCCGGGCGGACAGCACGATCCCGACACCATGGCGATCGTGGCGCGCCAGCTCGGCACGAAACACCGACGATGGGACACCGTGATCGTCGAGGCAAGTCGTGAAAAGCTCGAAACGCGCGCCCGATTCGGCTCCACGCGGCTCGATTCGGATCTCCTCGGCGTCGTTCGGCACGCACCCACCGAGTGGACGTGGTATCGCGATGCGCTCCCCGAGCCCGACTATCCGTGGCGGTACGTCCGCGAAGCGGTCCACCGTGCGGCCGATCGCGGGATTCTCGAAACCCGCCAGCAGGGAAACCGGATCGAACTCCGGCGAAAGTGGACCTACCCCGACTGGGTCGAGCGCGTGATCGCGATCGAGAACAAACCCGACCTCACCGCGAGCGCCGCGCGCGCCCTCGCGGGCCAGATCGAACACGACGTCGCACTCGGCCTCGCCGACGAGGTCTGGGTCGCCACCGCCGCGACCGACGACGCGATCGAACCCGTCCTCCTCGAAGATTTCCCGGTCGAGGCGGGCGTGCTGGTTCTCGGTGGGGGTTCGACTGACGACGACGCGAGCGTCGCGTGGCATCCCCGAACGCTCGCGGTCGACAAGCCGGGGACGCGGATCACGGAGCGGCCGACGGGTGGGACCCACGATCAGTCGGCCGCGCGCTTCGAGTACGCGAGCCCCGAGTGGAAACGCGACAAGCGGCTCGCGATCGCCGAGCGCGCGTACGAGCGCGGCTGGCGGTCGTACGTCGACACGATGCGACCCGACTGTCGCCATTTCGAACTGCGCCGTGACGCGCGCAACGGGAATCGGGACGTGCTGCCGTGGTGTGCGGCGAAGGAGCGCCGACAGACCGCGGCCGAGTGTGCGGGGTCGTGTTCGGCGTTCGAGCCCGAACCCCCCGGCTGGCGCGCTGCGGGCTGGCCGATCGAGGGCGGGCCAGGCAGCGCCGTGAAGCGATTGCTGGCGCGGCGACGCGACCGACGACGACCTGACGCGACGGAGTAACTACTCGTCGTCGATCGCTTCGACCGAGACTGCGTCGCGTTCGACTGCCAGCCGGAAGGTCGGCACCGTCCGCTGGACCACCTCGACGCATCCCCGACGTTCGAGACCGCGGAGTGCCGAGCGCACGTCGTCGGCAGTGAGATCGTCGTCGGTCGAACCTCCCGCTCCGTCCACGTCGGCCGCAGCGTCGCGGAGCTTGTGAAGCACCGAGACCACGCTCTCGGCGCGCTCGTCGTGGTCGGCGACGACTCCGAACGCCCGATGTTGGAGGGCGGGAACGCGAACGGTTCGCGGACCGTCCTCGTCGGGTTCTTCGCCGACCAGCGTCGCGGCGTCGGCGGTCGCGCGGATCAGACTGTTCTCGTCGCGGTAGTAGTGATCGGCGAGTTCGTTTTCGAGGTACTGGTGGACCTCGCTACCGCCGTCCATCCCCCACCGTTCGGCGAGCTCGGCGTTTTTCGTCGGCTGGAGTGCGACCACGTCTTCGAGACGCGCCGTCGCCTCGTCGGAGAGCCCCATCGAACGTGGTGTAGACCAACCCGGTATATCGGCTTTCCGGACTCCGCCGGAGGCGTGCTGCCCTCGTCGCCCTCGCTGCCCGGCTCGGCTGCCGATGTCCGTTACTGTCCGGTGAATCCGCCTGCTCCGAGGGTGCGTGACAGTCGCATGCGAACAGTAAGGTTACAAGCGTGCGGCCCCAGAAACAGCCACGAGAACGAGTCGGCGAGCGTCTCCGATGTCGGCCCGTTACCCACGCTAGCCTACAATCCATGACGGATGCGAACACCGACACAGAGCCCGGCCGAGTCGAGACGACACAGCCAGAAACCCCACGCCAACTGTCGATCGACGAGGTCGGCGACCTCGCCCGAACCGTCATCCAGAACACCGAGCAGGTGATCGTCGGCAGCCACGACGCGATCGAACACATCGTGACCGCGATGTTGGGCCGCGGCCACGTCCTGTTGGAGGACGTTCCCGGCGTCGGGAAAACGATGCTCGCGCGCGCGATCGCGCGCTCGTTCGAGAGCTCCTTCTCGCGCATCCAGTTCACTCCCGATCTACTTCCCTCCGACGTCACCGGCACCAACGTCTTCAACCAGAAAACACGGGAGTTCGACTTCCGTCCCGGCCCCATCTTCGCCAACGTCGTGCTCGGCGACGAGATCAACCGTGCGCCGCCGAAGACCCAGAGCGCGCTCCTCGAAGCGATGGAGGAGACCCAGGTCACCGTCGATGGCACCACTCACGCGCTCGAACAACCGTTCACCGTGATCGCCACCCAGAACGCCATCGAACGGGGTCGCACCTACGAGCTTCCGGTCGCCGAGGTCGACCGGTTCATGAAACGTCTCGAACTCGGCTACCCCGAGCCCGACGCCGAGTCGGCGATGCTCGATAGAACTGTGGGAACGCATCCGATCGACCGTCTCGAACCGGTCGCGACCCTCGAGCAGCTCCGCGGTGCGCGCGCCACGGTCGGCGAGGTCACGGTCGAAGCACCGATCCGCCAGTACGTCACGCGGCTCGCCAACCACACCCGCGAGCGGGCCGAACTCGGGGTCAGTCCTCGAGGATCGCTCTCGCTCCTCCGGGCAGCCCAGGCACGGGCCGCGCTCGACGGCCGCGGGTACGTGATCCCCGACGACATCCAGCACGAGGCCGCGGTGACACTCGCTCATCGGATCCGGCCGGCGTCGGGAACCGATCGAACCGGCGCGGACGTGATCAGGGCGGCGCTGTCGTCGGTCCGGGTCGAATGAGACCGACTCGCCGGGCGATCGTGCTCGCCGGCGTGTGTGCGCTCGCAGTCTGGCTCGCCGCGACGTTCGGCGCGCGCTCGCTCAACGCGGTCGTGGTCCCCGGAGTGGTCGCGCTCGCTGCCGGCGCGGTCCAGCTCCGACTCGCCGATCGGCCGACGATCGACCGACACCAGCCGGCGGCAGGCTTTCCCGGCGAATCACGAACCATTCGCGTCGACATCGACGCCGACGACGCGCTGACCGCACGGATCGAGGAGGTCGTCGACGATGGGCTCGGGGCCGATTTCTCGCCTGCAAGGCGGGCGTTGCCGGCAACCCTCGAATACGACATCGAACTGGCGGAGCGTGGCGAACATCGATTGGGACCGCTCACGCTCACGGCGACGGACGTTCTCGGACTGTTCACGAGGGAGTTCACGTACGCCAAACGCACGCCGGTGCTCGTCTACCCCGAGTGTTACCGGCTCGCTGGCATGAACGAGGCGTTCGGCGGACACGACCCGTTCGACGACCGCGAGGCGTTCGACGAACTCCGGGAGTACGTCCCGGGCGACAGTCTCAGGGACGTCCACTGGAAGTCGAGCGCGAAGCGCGACGATCTCGTGGTGATGGAGTTCGACAGCGCGGCCGACGCGAGCGAGGTCACCGTCGCTGCCGAGGCGGTGGCCGGCTACGACGACGCGATGGCGGCGGCGGCGGCCAGCATCGTCACCCACCTCCTCGACGCCGGCTTCGCGATCGAGCTGGTGTATCCGGGCGGACGGATCGAGCAGGCGGGCGGCGACCCACAGCGCGAGCGGGTGTTGCGCACGCTCGCCCGTGCCGGACCGGGTCGGGTCGAGGCGAGCGATGCCGACATCCACGTACTCGCTGACGCGGGCGGTACCCACGTGACCGTCGCGGATCGCGAGACGCCGTTCGACCGACTGACCGGCGGGCGGCCGACGCCCGCGGCCGCCGACGGGGGGCGTCGATCGTGAGCACGACCGCCCGATCCACGCTGACGGATCGATCGTCGTGGTTCGCCGGTGGCGCGCGGCGCGGACTCGCGCTCGGTGCGGCGGGGCTGCTCATCGCCTCGTTTCTCACCGTCTGTTTTCACGTGACCGACGTGGCCGGCGGGAGCGACCGACTCGTGCTGTTCGTGGTCGCGGGGTTCGTCGCGGCGACGCTGCTCGCGCGCTTCCTGCCGGCCGTGCTGGCGCTCGTGATCGCGGCGGCGCTGTTCGCGGTCGGTCTCTGGAGCTACGTCCTCGCGGTGCCGAACGGTGAACTCCTGCTCCGGTCGCTCGGCGCGGTGCGCGCCGACGTGCTCGCGCTCCTGACCGGTCTCTCGATCCTCCAGATCACGGAAGCAGGCATCTGGGCTGCGGGGTTCGCGCCCGCACCGGTCTTCCTGACGTGGTACTTCGCGCTCCGGCGGCGGTACGTCGCCGCGGCGGTCGTCGGCGGCGCGGCGCTCGGCTTCTTCGTGCTGACCGGCGATGCAGGCGTCCTCGTGGTGCTCGCTGGCGTCGCGGGGGCAGCGGGCGTCGTGGGTTTCGGCGAACTCGAACGCTACGAGGGTCGATCGGGCCACGTCGAGGTGCTCGTGATCGTCCTCGCCGCGATGATCGTGCTCGCGCCGCTCGTGAGCATCGTCCCCGGCGGCGCGTCCGACCCGCTAGTGCCCTCGGGCGGCGGTAGTGGTGGCGCGAGCACCGTCGAGGGGAGCCTGCTGGCAGCCGACGATCAGGTCGGGATCCAGGGATCGATCTCGCTCTCACCCGAAGTACGGTTCACCGTCGAGAGCAGTGAGGGGAGCTACTGGCGTGCGGCGGCCTACGACCGCTACACCGGCGGGAGCTGGGTTCGGACCGACGACACCCGATCCTACGATGGCTCGATCGCCGGCCCGCCGGGCAACACCACGACGGTAGAGCAGACGTTCACGGCCGAAACCTCGATCGGCGTGATGCCCGCGGCGTGGAAACCGACCCGGATCTCGGGCGATTCGGCCGACGACGCGAGTGTGACCAACCTCGACGGGCTCCAGCCCGGGAACGCGTTCGAATCGGGTGACAGCTACTCCGTCGTGAGCCAGCAGCCGACCACGACGCCCGACGAACTCCGCACGGCGGGGCAGAACTACTCCGAGGATCTGCTGGAGCGCTACACCACCCTGCCGGGGAGCACGCCCGATCGGGTCGAACGCCGGACCGATCAGATCACGGCGAACGCCGACAACCCCTACGACACCGCACGGACCGTCGAGCGCTGGCTCGAACGGACGAAGGGCTACTCGCTCAACGTCAGCCGGCCCGACGGCAACATCGGCGACGCGTTCCTCTTCGAGATGGAGCGGGGATACTGCGTCTACTTCGCGACCTCGATGGTCACGATGCTTCGTAGTCAGGACATCCCGGCACGGTTCGTAACGGGCTACACCGAGGGCCAGCGCGTCGCCGAGGACGAGTGGGTCGTCCGAGGCTACGACAGTCACGCGTGGGTCGAGGTCTACTTCCCCGACGTGGGCTGGATCCAGTTCGATCCCACGCCCGGTGGCCCACGGACCGCAACCGAGGACACCTCCCTCGAAGACGCGCGCGCCAACAACACCACCGATGTCGACACCAGCGGCTCGGCCGACGGCGAGTGGACTCCGACGCCGACCGCGACGCCGATCGGTGGAGAGAACGACTCCGAGGCTGCCGACGCCGCTGACGGACAGCGTGGATTGCAGGGACTCGCAGAGGATGGTGCTACCGGTGTGAACGGAACGATAACTCCGCCGCCGGTGGCCCAAGGGGGCGCTGCAGCGGCGAACGGTACGCCAGGCGGCGACTCGTCGGGCTCGGGACCGAGTCTCCCCTCGCCGACACGCGAACAGTGGGCGTTCGGGCTGGTCGCACTCGCGGGGCTCGCCGCGGGCGCACGGCGGAGCGACGCCGCCGAGCGCACCTACCGCGAACTCTGGCTGCGCTACCTGCCCGACGACTCGCCGGCCGTCGAGGTCGAGGCCGCGTTCGAACGCCTCGAATACCTGCTCGGACAGCGCTATCGGGCCCGGCGCTCGGGTGAGACGCCACGCGAGTATCTCGCCGCCGTGGGGGCGGACGACCGCGCAGCGCGCGTCGGGGAGCTGTTCGAGCACGCTCGGTACGCCGGCTCGGCGACCCAGGCCGAGGCCGACGAGGCGGCCGAGCTGGTCCGTGCTCTCGTCGGGGAGCGCACACCCGTTCTGGGTCGGTTCCGGCGATCGTAACCGCTCACGGCCGCGCCAGCCGGCG is part of the Halococcus salifodinae DSM 8989 genome and encodes:
- a CDS encoding DUF5787 family protein — translated: MTQSAESEFEFELRVCAWAERNWPPGGQHDPDTMAIVARQLGTKHRRWDTVIVEASREKLETRARFGSTRLDSDLLGVVRHAPTEWTWYRDALPEPDYPWRYVREAVHRAADRGILETRQQGNRIELRRKWTYPDWVERVIAIENKPDLTASAARALAGQIEHDVALGLADEVWVATAATDDAIEPVLLEDFPVEAGVLVLGGGSTDDDASVAWHPRTLAVDKPGTRITERPTGGTHDQSAARFEYASPEWKRDKRLAIAERAYERGWRSYVDTMRPDCRHFELRRDARNGNRDVLPWCAAKERRQTAAECAGSCSAFEPEPPGWRAAGWPIEGGPGSAVKRLLARRRDRRRPDATE
- a CDS encoding DUF5797 family protein, producing the protein MGLSDEATARLEDVVALQPTKNAELAERWGMDGGSEVHQYLENELADHYYRDENSLIRATADAATLVGEEPDEDGPRTVRVPALQHRAFGVVADHDERAESVVSVLHKLRDAAADVDGAGGSTDDDLTADDVRSALRGLERRGCVEVVQRTVPTFRLAVERDAVSVEAIDDE
- a CDS encoding AAA family ATPase yields the protein MTDANTDTEPGRVETTQPETPRQLSIDEVGDLARTVIQNTEQVIVGSHDAIEHIVTAMLGRGHVLLEDVPGVGKTMLARAIARSFESSFSRIQFTPDLLPSDVTGTNVFNQKTREFDFRPGPIFANVVLGDEINRAPPKTQSALLEAMEETQVTVDGTTHALEQPFTVIATQNAIERGRTYELPVAEVDRFMKRLELGYPEPDAESAMLDRTVGTHPIDRLEPVATLEQLRGARATVGEVTVEAPIRQYVTRLANHTRERAELGVSPRGSLSLLRAAQARAALDGRGYVIPDDIQHEAAVTLAHRIRPASGTDRTGADVIRAALSSVRVE
- a CDS encoding DUF58 domain-containing protein, producing MRPTRRAIVLAGVCALAVWLAATFGARSLNAVVVPGVVALAAGAVQLRLADRPTIDRHQPAAGFPGESRTIRVDIDADDALTARIEEVVDDGLGADFSPARRALPATLEYDIELAERGEHRLGPLTLTATDVLGLFTREFTYAKRTPVLVYPECYRLAGMNEAFGGHDPFDDREAFDELREYVPGDSLRDVHWKSSAKRDDLVVMEFDSAADASEVTVAAEAVAGYDDAMAAAAASIVTHLLDAGFAIELVYPGGRIEQAGGDPQRERVLRTLARAGPGRVEASDADIHVLADAGGTHVTVADRETPFDRLTGGRPTPAAADGGRRS
- a CDS encoding transglutaminase TgpA family protein, with product MSTTARSTLTDRSSWFAGGARRGLALGAAGLLIASFLTVCFHVTDVAGGSDRLVLFVVAGFVAATLLARFLPAVLALVIAAALFAVGLWSYVLAVPNGELLLRSLGAVRADVLALLTGLSILQITEAGIWAAGFAPAPVFLTWYFALRRRYVAAAVVGGAALGFFVLTGDAGVLVVLAGVAGAAGVVGFGELERYEGRSGHVEVLVIVLAAMIVLAPLVSIVPGGASDPLVPSGGGSGGASTVEGSLLAADDQVGIQGSISLSPEVRFTVESSEGSYWRAAAYDRYTGGSWVRTDDTRSYDGSIAGPPGNTTTVEQTFTAETSIGVMPAAWKPTRISGDSADDASVTNLDGLQPGNAFESGDSYSVVSQQPTTTPDELRTAGQNYSEDLLERYTTLPGSTPDRVERRTDQITANADNPYDTARTVERWLERTKGYSLNVSRPDGNIGDAFLFEMERGYCVYFATSMVTMLRSQDIPARFVTGYTEGQRVAEDEWVVRGYDSHAWVEVYFPDVGWIQFDPTPGGPRTATEDTSLEDARANNTTDVDTSGSADGEWTPTPTATPIGGENDSEAADAADGQRGLQGLAEDGATGVNGTITPPPVAQGGAAAANGTPGGDSSGSGPSLPSPTREQWAFGLVALAGLAAGARRSDAAERTYRELWLRYLPDDSPAVEVEAAFERLEYLLGQRYRARRSGETPREYLAAVGADDRAARVGELFEHARYAGSATQAEADEAAELVRALVGERTPVLGRFRRS